A segment of the Streptomyces sp. NBC_00178 genome:
TCCATCCCGTACCGAACTGCTCCCGAGGGGAACTCTGATGACCATTACTCCGCCGAACCCGCAGCCGCCCGCCAGCCTGCCCGTCCCGATGCCCGAGCCTGCAGAAGGCCGGCAGCCGTGGGTGGTGCCGGTGGTGGTGATCGCTTTGACAGTCGTGCTGATGGCCTGCACGTTCGGGGCGTTCCTTGTTCATGCCTATCCCGTGCTCAAGGAGCCGATCGGGACGGCACTGGGCATCGCGACGTTCGCTGGCCTGGTGGTGAGCACCACTGTGATCCTCATCCGGCGGCGCTGAATCGCAGCGCCTGAATCTGCTGCGGTCACCCGGCGATGACGAACGGTACGCCGGCGGCGTACCGCCGGACTACTCCGGGTGGGTAGGCCCGTCGTTGTGATGCAGTGTGGTCCGGTTCACCGCTCGCGGGCGCAGAGGGCCGGAACATCCGCAGATGGTGGTGCGTTCATCTGTGTGTGGGTACGGAGGGGACAGTGTCCCCGGGCCTCACCTATAGCCCATGGGGAAGATCGTCCGGCTGAAGCCCCATGGAGCCCTCCGCCGAGAGGCGACCACCCTCCGCCCCCACACCCCCTTTCGGCCCCGGCTGGCCTCCCCCGACCAGCCGGGGCCTTCTTCCTGTGCTGCGCCTGCCGTCCGGTGGCCCCCCTGACTGCTTTACCTCTCCCGTCGTGACCAGAAGTGATCTTTCGGTGACGTGTTGTCAGTGGTGGCTGCTTGGATGGTCCGGTGCTGCGCAAGGGGGCGCGGTGGGGGAGGGGGTTGGGTGTGCCGTGGGTGCGGGAGTACGTGCGCAGGGACGGGACGAGGGTGCGGGGCTATTCCCGGTGGGCTGCGGGTGGGCGCCGGGAGTTGCCGATCGTCGTCATCGTGGGGCTGGCGGTGGTCGTGCTCGGTAACCCGTCGAACTCGGCCGGCGATCCGGGCAGGAAGCCCGACCCGTCGACGTCGGTGTATCCGGTCAAGTTCCCCGGAGTACAGAAGTCGACGGCCAGGCCGCGGCCGCAGCCGACGGTGTCGTATCCGATCAGGTTTCCGAAGGTGCGCAAGGCTCCGGCCCGGCCAGGGCCGCGGTCGACGGTGCGGTATCCGATTCCGTGGGACCGGGGCAGCCGGTGAGTACCTGGCGCCGCCCCGGCGCGCGCCGTCCTGCCCGGCGGCAGCCTTCTGGCCGGTCCTCGGCGGCCCGGTCGCGGAAGCGAAGGCAGGCGTACACCGGCACCGAGACGCTGGTGGGTGTCGTCATCCTGGTGGGGCTGGTGTCGGCGCTGCTGGACTGGCTCGCCGCGCATCCCTGGGTGGTGCCGCTCACGCTGCTGTTCGCGGCGGTCGGCGCCTTCTTCTGGTTCCGTCCCCGTGTGCTGGAGGCACGGCAGCAGCAGGTACGGACGCGGGCGTTGCGGTATCCGATGGAGCATCTGGACCGTCTGGAGCACCGGCAGTTCGAGTACGCGGTCCGTGACCTGATGCTCCGCGATGGGTGTACGGACGCGGTCCAGGTCGGCGGGGCCGGGGACAACGGTGCGGACGTGAAGGCCACCGATCCGTTCGGGCGGCGCTGGGTCATCCAGTGCAAACACCGCCGGGCCGGTCTCGCCGGGGCGGGGGTCGGGACCCAGGACCTGCAGGTCCTCAACGGCACCGGCCGCCCCGTACACAAGGGGGATGTGGTCGTGCTGGTCACCAACGGCCGCTTCACCAAACCCGCCGCGGACTTCGCGAGGTCTCAGCGCCTGCACCTGGTCGACCGGCACACCCTGGCCACCTGGGCGGGCGGATCACGACCCTTGTGGGAGCTCCTGCGGCAGGTACCGCCTCCCCGCCGGCCGACACCACTCTCCTGAAAGGGGCGCGAGAGGGGTGCACGGTGCTCCGCTAGTCGACTCGCGGAGCAGGCGGAACGAGCGGCACCTACAAAGTGTTGAACAGCAGTTCCCCGCGTCTTCGTGCGTGCGCGGCAGGCGAATCCATTCCGGCCATTGAGCGCCCTACTGCCGCCAGCAAGGAGAAAACAGCCCGCCCCGCAGCCCGGTTCGCGCTAGACCGGAGGCTCGGTACGACGACCCGTGCCCGCGACTGGGGGACTGACTCGATGCTGACGATCAACGTGGCGGTCCTGCTCGCCTTCATCGTGGTGATGCGGCTGCGCCGGCGTACCGAGGCGCGGAGCCGGATGGACGAGAAGTTCACCGTCGTCATCGTCCTGGCCCTCGGAATTCTGCTCGCTCCCACCGAACTGGGGCGGGGAATCCTGAACGTCCTGACGCAACTGGTTCAGGGCATCTCCAGCTCGGGATGATGGCTCTGGCCAGACATGCAGAAGGGGGCGGGCCGGGTTGAGCTAGGCGCGCGGTCCGCTCAAGTGGCCGCGGAAAACCGTGTTGCCGTCCTGCGTCCCTGTCACCAGAACCGAGATCTCGCCGCAGTCGGCGGGGGGGAGCACCTCTGCCTCTATCCAGCAGGGCCGGTCGAATTCGGTGTATCGCTCGAAGGTGGTCGTGACCGTGGTGGCCTCGAGGGCGGCTGGGTACAGCGATGCGTGGGCTGCTTGGTAGGCGGCTTCCATGAGGACGAGTCCGGGGACGTGGTCAACGGGGTGGTCGAACATAAGGACGTTGTCCACGTCGTTGCGCAACTGCCAGTGCCGTGGCCCGCTTCCGGGGGCCAGTACCACGTCAGCGCGTGTGGTGCGGCCGACCGTGCGGGGGGCGACGGGATCGGGCAGTGGCCATGTGGCCCACTCGGCTGTGAGGTGATCGCCGCGCAGCCGGCTGTATGCGACCGGGGATATCCAGGCGAACTGGCAGTCTGCCCTGGCCACGATGGCGTCGTCGCGCAGTATGCGGATGTCCAGGCCCAGCGAGCTTCCTGCCCTGCCACGTCTCCTCTGCTTCGTGAGCGAGACCCGCACGCTGAGCGGGTGGGACTCCGTCGACGGGGAGAAGCGGAGACCGGGGGTGACGGTGAAGTCGAAGGAGTTGAGGAGCGTCTGGTGTGAGAGCGGAACACCGTACTCTGCGTGCGCTATGGCGAGACCGCTCTGCCGGATGGTCTGCACGAGTACCCGGGGGTCGTACGCCAGTCCTTCCGGGGGAGCCGGCCAGCGGGCGGTGAGCGAGAACTCGCCATCTTCCAGGCGCTCCCATCCGGTGATCAGAACCGCGTCGGGGCGCCGGAGGTGAACGTACTCGTTGGGTACGCTGCCTGCGCCTACGGCCTCGACGTGCGGAGCCTGCGGGATCACGGGTACTTCGGGCACGGTCCCCCCGGACATGACTCAAAATCAGTAGTAGCGCGCTGATACGGTACCCGTTCACCAGTCTTTTTAGAATGTCCGTCAGGCGAGGTCAAGGTGAGCACGAGTTGGTAAAGCAGCAACGGGCGATCCGCACTCGCCGGGTATTCCTGGAAGCGGCTGCCGAGGTCTTCGACGAGCACGGCTACGACGCCGCCACGATTTCCGCGATCCTCGAGCGGGCCGGCCTCACGCGCGGTGCCCTCTACTTCCACTTCACTTCGAAGGAAGAACTGGCACGGGGAGTCCTTGAGGAGGCGGTGACCTCGGACGGGGTCGTCCCCCAGGCCTTCAAGCTCCAGGAATGGGTGGACACGGCTCTTCTCCTGGCCTACCGCCTCCCAAGAGAACCCCTGCTCAGCGCCTCCATACGGCTCTCCGTCGACATGCGGGCGCGCGCCATGTTCGGCACCCGTTGGCCGGACTGGATCGCGTACGGTGCTGATCTCCTCACGGAGGGGAAGGCGCGAGGCGAGCTGCTTCCGGACGTGGACCCGGTCGCCGCATCACGTCTGCTGGTCGGGGCCTGGACGGGAGTCCAGGTAGTGCGGGAGTCGACGGCAGAGCCTCTGGACCTCGTTCGCGAGATTTCATCGCTCTTTGAGATGGTCCTCCCCAACATCGCAGTGCCCGGCGTGCTCTCCCGCCTGGACACCTCTCCACACCGCGCTGAACGCCTCCTCGAACAGAACAGGGCGGCAGCTGCCGCCACACCCTGACGCGCTCTAGCCAAGCAGTGCTTCCTGGCACCGGCCTCACCGGGCGGAAGCGAGGCGTTGCCCGTAGCCGGGCTCCGCCCGCGGATGGAGCCCGTGCAAATGTGGCCCAGCTGCCCAGGGTTACGTCGCTCAGGTTTGAGGCGGCCTGTGGCTGCTACGACGTTCCAGATAGGCACGCTCCACCCGGCATCCGGACATGATGATGGACGAGAAGCCGTCGCGTGTTGACGCGGGGGCTGTTTGCCCACGGTTGTGAGCCGATGTGAGCTGGCTGGCATTGGCCGACTGGCCCGGCGACGCTCTCTCCTGGTGCTCGTCGTCGGTCCGCATCGTCCGGCCAGCTCTCGTTCACCCGGGGCATCTGGACGCGCAGCGCCGCGCTGCGGACAGGCCGTCTGCGGCCTGTGGAACGGGAGTTTGAGGGTCAGCACTTCAGCGGGATGCCAGGCAAAAGCAACCGGTGCTCGGCAGTGCCACTGAGGGCAGTCAAAGAGATGCTCAATGGTGTAGCAGCTTCACGCCGGCGTAGCTCACGGACCATGATCCTTGCCGCGGTTGCGGCTGCGTCCGGGCCGGGTTCGAAGGACGCAATCCAGGCCCGGAACTGCTTGATCCTCTGCTGCCAGCCGCGGGCCACCATGTCGTCCGGATCGGGCTGGTCGATTTCCGTCCGATCGTCGTGAAGAAAGAGAGCGAGCCCGTCGTCCGCGCTCTGCAGCAGGCCCAGGACCCGGTCCTCACTCGCGTGCTTCGTTAGGTCGAATGCGACCTCGTCGCACCAGCCGGCTTCGTAGAGGAGGGGGGCCTGGTCGGCCCAGAGCTCCAACAGGCTCTGCAGCGCTTGTTCGAGCTGGTCCCAGTCGCGCGTGCGTGCAACACCGGGCTGTTTGCGCTCAGGGCCCCGCTGGATCTGCCAGAGGTAGGGCAGCTGGAGGTAGCTGGGCGCCTGGCCAGCGCTCGTGCCCACCCCGTTTTGGAAGGCCGTGGCTTCGGCGGCGTCGAGGGATGCAGACGGTTGGAGTGACATCGTCACCCCCTGCTCTTGAGCCACCGTGAGCGTGGTTCGCCTGTGGCGCCAGCGCACAAGGACTCCTGCGGCTCCTCCGGCATACAGGTCGGGTGCCCCAACTCGTGACTCGACTTCGTTCGCTATCTCGATGAATCGGGTGCGAGCGGGGGATATGAGCAGGTGCCTGAACGACCTGTGGTCCGGCTCCTCACCTGACAGCAGGGCGTCTGTTCCAGAAGCCAGAAGGTCTGAGTTGACCGCTTCGGCTGCTTCTGCGTTCGAGATCACTGGTTCTCACTTCTGGGGCGAGGTCGGAGGAGGAAGGCGCGCATGTGGTGGGGGACGCGACCTGTGGGCGGGTCCACTGCGGGTCTGGTGGACGGACGAGGCCGGTTGCTCGCAGCAGTGGAAGACGAGCGGAGACCTGAGGCCCACGCCTGTCTGTTGTGCCGCGGGTCCGCAGGAGGAGCCCGGTGGTCGTCGGTGGGTCCGCTATGGCCAGTCCTCCCACCCGGTGATGACACTTCTCGACCCTACTCTAAACAGGGTGCTCGGACTGTTTAACCTAGCAGGCTGTGTGGATTTCGTGTGGAGAGCTGAAGCACCCGCGCCGCGGGACTTCCTGGGATGCTCGGTTACCTGTGTGAGCTCTCAGCCGGCGGGCGGTTCTTCCCAGGGGATGCGGTTCCATCGGTCCGCGTCGTAGTCCAAGCCCTTTTTCAGTGCGCTCATTGTCGCCATGCCGGGGAGCAGGGCCTTCCACATATTCTCGATTCGTTCGTTCAAGTCGCTGCGAAGGGGCCCCGTGATCTGTAGTGAGGTCAGCTGTGCCCCTACGAAACTGGACTGAATGAGCTCTGCGGCGGAGCGTGGTGTCCAGTCGGCGGACAGGTGGCCCAGCTCGTCCACCTGCGTCATGAGATAGGTCGCCAGTTCGATCCACTGTCGCGTAGGGCCGTATACATCCAGGTCGGACGGCACGCCTCCATCGATGGACAGTCGGACCCCTGCCCTGGCTTCGGGGTGGCTCTGCAGGAGCCGGGCGTAGATGAACGAGGTGTCGATCGACTCCTGCCACTTGGATTCCTGGGGGCGGATCCTGCTCATCGGCACCTGGACGGCCAGCAGGGCTTCCGCGATCTGTTCCTTTGTATTGAAGTGGTGGTAAAGGGCTCCTTTGGTGAGCTGTGCGCGCTCCAGAATCATGCTGATCGATGCGGCGGCATATCCCTTTTCATCAAAAATCTCCGCAGCGGCGTGAATGATCCGACTTCGCGTCTCTACTGATCGCTTCTGCAGTGCCCGCGGCGCTGGTTCTTTGTGGTCTTTATCGGTCATGTTGCCGCGTTCACTCTCTAATAGTGCAAATGGAACATAAGAAACGAAAGAGCACTGCCGTGCTCGTCGATATTGCTAAACCGACCGAGCGCCCCGTAATGTGCGCGCTGGTCGCAACGGCCTGCGCCCACCTCATGGAGCCGTGCCTGCCGACGGCTCTGTTCGTATTGAGTGTTTCGAGAAGGATGGGATGTATGTGGGCGGCAGGATTAGTCCCTTCGTCTCAGTTCTCCTCACGCGTCGTGCAAGGCGCGATGGAAGTGGCAACCCAGCCCCTCCTACATGTCAATGCGGAGGAGCCGAGCCTCGGCGCCCCTCGGTAGTCCGATCGAAGAGGAGCGTCACGGGCATCCCTGTGTATCGCATGGCACCCCAGCGTGCCATCGCGGCCGCCTTGACCGACACGTCTGCTCTTCGTGCGCTGGAGGGCTCCGCTGGTCGTCGCGGTGCACTTGCACCGCGAACGCACCTCGTGCGTTCAGAAGTGCTGAACGCAATACGAAGTAGATTCCGATACCAATTCCCTGGGGGGAAAATGAAAACTGCAAGTACACAGGCGCTGCGCACGTCGGTCCGTCGGGCAGCCGTGGTCCTGTTCAGCGCGATCACGGTGGTAGGTATCTTCAGCGCGCCTGCTCAGGCAGCCAGCTGGAGCAGCTACCTGTCCGGTGTTGCGGCGGGCTACGAGTCACGTAATTGGTACGAGCCGAGCTCGTCTACGGGCACCAAGATCACGTTCACCGGATGCTCGGGTGCCAACACCGTTGTGAACGTCACGCTGTACAAGGTGGTGAACAACCTGCCGGACACTGACTACACCCGGGCAGCGTTCACGCAGTGCTTCGGCGGCAGCTCGGCGACTTCGACGGGAAACTGGTCCGACCATGGAGCCGGGGACTACTACTTCGTCGTCAATGATGGCGGCGGCGGAAACGTGTCGGTTCGCTCGCTGACTGTCACCTACTGATCACACTGTTCCCCGTCCCGCTCCGCGCATGGGGAGCGGGACGGGGAACATGTTCTGTCTATGAGGTTGTCTTCATGCCGTTGCACTACCAGTCCTGCACGTTCCGCTACAGCCGCAGGACGCGCCCTGTCATCGACAGACTCGATCTGAGTTTCTCGCCGGGCAACACCGTGCTCCTGGGCCCGAACGGGGCCGGCAAGAGCACGATGCTCGCGCTCGGTGCGAGTGCGAGCGCCCCGCAGGAGGGCATGGTCCGCTTCGGTGAGCTGCGGTCCACGAACAGCAAGACTCTGCACGACTACCGGCGTAAGGTCTCCTGGCTGCCCCAGCGGGCTGCGTTCCTTCCGGGGATGACTTGCCAGGAACACGTCGCCTACGTCGGCTGGCTCAAGGGGATGCGTGAGCGCGAAGCATGGCGTGCCGCCCCGGCCATGATCGAGCGTGTCGGACTGACTGCGAAGATCAAGGACAAAGTCGGCACCCTGTCCGGTGGGCAGCAGCAACGGCTGGCCATCGCCCAGGCCTTGGTCCACGACGCGGAACTCCTTCTGCTGGATGAGCCCACGGTCGGCCTGGACCCCAATCAGCGCCGCAGGTTCCATGACCTGCTCGCTGA
Coding sequences within it:
- a CDS encoding restriction endonuclease; translated protein: MSTWRRPGARRPARRQPSGRSSAARSRKRRQAYTGTETLVGVVILVGLVSALLDWLAAHPWVVPLTLLFAAVGAFFWFRPRVLEARQQQVRTRALRYPMEHLDRLEHRQFEYAVRDLMLRDGCTDAVQVGGAGDNGADVKATDPFGRRWVIQCKHRRAGLAGAGVGTQDLQVLNGTGRPVHKGDVVVLVTNGRFTKPAADFARSQRLHLVDRHTLATWAGGSRPLWELLRQVPPPRRPTPLS
- a CDS encoding ScbA/BarX family gamma-butyrolactone biosynthesis protein; translated protein: MPEVPVIPQAPHVEAVGAGSVPNEYVHLRRPDAVLITGWERLEDGEFSLTARWPAPPEGLAYDPRVLVQTIRQSGLAIAHAEYGVPLSHQTLLNSFDFTVTPGLRFSPSTESHPLSVRVSLTKQRRRGRAGSSLGLDIRILRDDAIVARADCQFAWISPVAYSRLRGDHLTAEWATWPLPDPVAPRTVGRTTRADVVLAPGSGPRHWQLRNDVDNVLMFDHPVDHVPGLVLMEAAYQAAHASLYPAALEATTVTTTFERYTEFDRPCWIEAEVLPPADCGEISVLVTGTQDGNTVFRGHLSGPRA
- a CDS encoding ScbR family autoregulator-binding transcription factor, with the translated sequence MVKQQRAIRTRRVFLEAAAEVFDEHGYDAATISAILERAGLTRGALYFHFTSKEELARGVLEEAVTSDGVVPQAFKLQEWVDTALLLAYRLPREPLLSASIRLSVDMRARAMFGTRWPDWIAYGADLLTEGKARGELLPDVDPVAASRLLVGAWTGVQVVRESTAEPLDLVREISSLFEMVLPNIAVPGVLSRLDTSPHRAERLLEQNRAAAAATP
- a CDS encoding ScbR family autoregulator-binding transcription factor is translated as MTDKDHKEPAPRALQKRSVETRSRIIHAAAEIFDEKGYAAASISMILERAQLTKGALYHHFNTKEQIAEALLAVQVPMSRIRPQESKWQESIDTSFIYARLLQSHPEARAGVRLSIDGGVPSDLDVYGPTRQWIELATYLMTQVDELGHLSADWTPRSAAELIQSSFVGAQLTSLQITGPLRSDLNERIENMWKALLPGMATMSALKKGLDYDADRWNRIPWEEPPAG
- a CDS encoding ABC transporter ATP-binding protein — its product is MPLHYQSCTFRYSRRTRPVIDRLDLSFSPGNTVLLGPNGAGKSTMLALGASASAPQEGMVRFGELRSTNSKTLHDYRRKVSWLPQRAAFLPGMTCQEHVAYVGWLKGMREREAWRAAPAMIERVGLTAKIKDKVGTLSGGQQQRLAIAQALVHDAELLLLDEPTVGLDPNQRRRFHDLLAELRGSVHVIVSTHDIADLDQAFDEVVVLENGRPKFQGGVAEFESYADSESVPGRRLESAYSALLGSVEL